The genomic segment CCTGAAGAAAATTATGCATCTTTGCAAATGTCACCTGCTGAGGCCCTCAACACGGAGAcggtctctcctcttccttcctccatggATGTGCTTATTCAGGACAGTCCTGATTCTTCCACAAGCCCCAGAGGAAAACTACAGCCCACGTCTGCCGAgaagagcacagagaaggaagagaaggtccCGGTCAAGAAACAGAAGATCAGAACCGTGTTCTCTCAGACCCAGCTGTGTGTGCTCAATGACAGATTTCAGAGGCAGAAATACCTCAGCCTCCAGCAGATGCAAGAACTTTCCAACATCCTCAACCTTAGCTACAGATTCCAGAACCAGAGAATGAAATGTAAGAGGTGGCAGAAAAACAACTGGCCAAGGAATAGCAACAGTGTGACTCAGGGCCCAGCAACTACAGAATACCCAGGCTTCTATTCCTACAACCAGGGATGCCTGGTGAACTCTTCCACAAACCTGCCCATGTGGGGTAACCAGACCTGGAATAACCCAACTTGGAGCAACCAGAGCTGGAACAGTCAGCCTTGGAGCAACCACCCCTGGAACAGTCAGACCTGGTGCCCTCAAGCTTGGAATAACCAGACTTGGAACAATCAGTTCAACAACTATGTTGAGGAATTCCTGCAGCCCCAGATCCAGTTTCAGCAAAATTCTCCGGTCAGTGATTTGGAGGCTACCTTGGAAAATGCTGGGGAAAGCTATACCCTAATACAGCAAACAGCTAAGTATTTCAGTTCCCAGCAGCAAATCATGGATTTATTCCCAAATTATTCTATGA from the Hippopotamus amphibius kiboko isolate mHipAmp2 chromosome 2, mHipAmp2.hap2, whole genome shotgun sequence genome contains:
- the LOC130846031 gene encoding homeobox protein NANOG-like encodes the protein MSVDPACPQSLLGHKASDSSQSSPMPEIYGPEENYASLQMSPAEALNTETVSPLPSSMDVLIQDSPDSSTSPRGKLQPTSAEKSTEKEEKVPVKKQKIRTVFSQTQLCVLNDRFQRQKYLSLQQMQELSNILNLSYRFQNQRMKCKRWQKNNWPRNSNSVTQGPATTEYPGFYSYNQGCLVNSSTNLPMWGNQTWNNPTWSNQSWNSQPWSNHPWNSQTWCPQAWNNQTWNNQFNNYVEEFLQPQIQFQQNSPVSDLEATLENAGESYTLIQQTAKYFSSQQQIMDLFPNYSMNIQPEDL